ACGACATCAATTCGATATTTCACGGAAAATCAATGAAGTCATAGAAATTTCAATGGACCGATTGGCCTAATTTAATGCAAAAACACTAGGGTCAAGACACTAAAAAAGACAGGAAGTTACCGAAACATCACGGGAACCCTTGAAAACTTGCGGCCTTTAGCACAATGAAAGAAGCGTGGAGAGATAGTCGTACGAAAAATAGTTGGAGGTGAAAAAAAGCGGTGAGAATGCTCTATCCTTTTGACGCTGAATACCAAGCTTCTTTAAACGAGACCGAAGAGTGCTTGGGTTTAGCCCAACGAGTTTCGCAGCCCCTTTTGGCCCATCGATCCGCCAATTGGTCTGCTCGAGAACTTCAAGGATTTTATGCTTTTCGACATCACGGAGCGTATGCCCCCCATTCTGGGCCGATGAGCGGACTTCAGAAGAAGAATCCAGCGTGCAAAAATGATGATGCTCAACCTTCAAGTCCGAGCCATCAGAAAGAATTGCCGCACGCTGAATCACATTTTGTAATTCCCGAACATTTCCCGGCCAGGAATAAGCCATCAATCGCTCAAGAGACTGTTCGCTCATCCGTCGGCAAGGGAGTGAAAACTTGGCACAGACCCGGTCAAGAAAGTGCTGAGCAAGAAGAGAAATATCCGTCGGTCGATCACGAAGGGGTGGAAGCGCGATCGGGAACACATGAAGGCGGTAAAATAGATCCATACGAAATTGACCACTGCTGACCGCGTGCTTCAGGTCCGAATTCGTCGCGGCAACAATCCGAACATCGACGGGGATCGATTCTTTTCCACCGAGTCGATCGACCTGCCCATCCTGCAAGACACGCAGCAGTTTGGATTGAGTCGCTTGCGGCATTTCTCCGATCTCATCGAGAAAGAGCGTTCCGCCATTGGCCAGTTCGAATCGACCCAGCTTGAGCTCATCCGCTCCGGTAAACGCTCCCCGTTCATGACCAAATAATTCACTCTCGACGAGGCCTGACGGTAAACCGGCACAATTAATCGCGATAAAAGGCCGATGCCTCCGCGGACTCTGATCATGAATATAGCGAGCCAAGAGCTCCTTCCCTGTCCCCGTTTCGCCAGTAATGAGCACGCTGGAATCAGTAGGAGCTACAGATTTTGCGAGGCTTTGCACCTTCTTCAAGCCCTTACTCTGACCAACCATCCCTCCAATCGCATCAGGTTTCTCTAACTTCTCCCGACTCACGTGAAGACCTGAATCTTCCGAAACCGTATTACTGACCTCTAATTGATGATGGACTAATTCATTATTCACAAGGAGGCCAAGCAGGGTCGCAATCTGCTCGAGAAACGCGATTTCATCCCCGGCGCGGTTACCAGCATCGATTCTGCCGACATTTAAGGTCCCCAAGCATCGATCCCCAATCAGCAATGGAAGGGTGACCATGGAATTCAGGCCTTCTTTCACGTAGGAATAATCTTCGACATACTCCAGCCGAGCTCGCAGGTCCGAACGAATGAGTGATTGTCGGTGCTCGTAGACCCAGCCCAGCGCACTTCCCTTGCGATGAATCAACGAATCGGCCCGCAAAACCAATTCTTCCGAAAGTTTGCTTTCGACGGCATAAAATTGAAAAGAGTCCAGCTCAGGCAGAAAAAGGGTGATTTCAACTTTGTCCCAGGCGACGACATCGTCAATGTGCCTCACAAGGTCCTGCAAACAATTTTCAAGGTCTAAACGAAGGCTCAGAATTTTGGTAACTTTTGATAGAGCATGGTAGTAATGTGCCGGCATAATGTCTTTCACCATAAGTTGTTCGAGCACCATTCCTGATTGTTAAAAAGTATTAAAGGATATGACATCGTTGATCACACGATCGGCATGAATTACGAGTGTTTCCTTTACCAAATACTCTCAAGCCAAGCAATTCCAGGGCCACAAAACCATTTCAGGTCCGACAGAGAACATGTCATAAAAAAAGCCATTGCATGAACAAACAGCAAGAGCTTTCTCTTTCTAACATCTCGACTATGTAGGCTAAGATCCTCCTCTTATGCCTCTTATTTATACTATACAGGTGTTCCCTTTAATAAAGCGAGTTCAAGCGCTCATTCTGAAACCAAGTGCCGTCCGCTCATCATTAAACAACAGGCCTAGAAAAAATACAAGACCGTGCGATTTCGAACAGATTTTCTCGTGCAAACATGCACAACATCACTCTCAAGACCGTTCAATCTTCCTGCATGTCATCTTTACCATTACCATCTCCATGATCAAATGGCAGACATCCCGAAATCGGGCCCCGAGACCGAAACTGTCAACCAATGACGTTCCATGCTACACTACGACTCAGTATTTTCACTATGACAACCTCTGCCGATAAACCCAATATCTATCAACTCTCTGGACTCGATGATCGAGAACGCGGATTCACTCGACAGGTCGAAAGTCGCTTGCTGGATGGAACGTATCATGTTGTGCTGCGGTATGAACGGATGAGGTTCGATGAAGAGTCCTTGACCGATGAAAATTCAGCCCTCCAACGTTTGATCAAGACCCTGCAAAAACTGGGATATACCCAGCTTCGTTCCCAGTTAATCTTTCAGGGCGAGGCCTACTTGGGGACCCAAGAACTCTGGATTGAGTATCCAGATGACCAACCGGAAGCAGAAGATAAACTTTCAGTGTTCGAGCGTATAAACCGATGGCTCAACAAAGAAAAAAGCCAAAAGCCAAGGAATCGTTTCCTTGGTCAGTGTTAATCATCACTCTTGACCACCATTTCCGAATGATCGAGAAAGGGAATTACGACGACGCAGCCTGACACTCTAGAGTCGCTTGAGCATCTCCTGCCTGCGGAGCCGAGGGGTAGTAGGAAATAATTCGACGGGGATTCAAATAATCCCGAATTTCCGGGGAGAGTTCCCGGGGCCGGATCGCTTCTTTAATGGCAATCTCTTGTTCGCGGGCCAAATCCAGGATCATCGCCTCGTCTTTTGGTATATCGGGAGAATACACCATAACGATGGGGCGAAGGCGCGTCTCCATGTTCACGCTCGTCACGAGACCAATCGACCCATTCGTCAACGCCACCAATGATCCGGGAGGATAGACGCCTAACTGACGAATCAACGTCACGACAGCCTCTCCCCACAACGTCGAACGCTCTTTCGTATAGAGCATTGATAGCGCCTCTGAAGGAGTCAGACTTTTGTGTGGATCCGGATTATTACACAATTCATCATAGGCATCGGCTACCATCACGATTTTGGCATACTGGGTAATCCCGCCCTCTTTCAACCCCAACGGATATCCGGTTCCATTCAACCGCTCATGATGTTGCAGGACGATATCCAAACACTCATGAGGAAAAGATGGAAACGCCGTGAGCGTCTCTTTTCCGTAACGTGGGTGTTTTTTTAGGATAGCCTTGGTTTCGGCAGAT
The genomic region above belongs to Nitrospirales bacterium and contains:
- a CDS encoding sigma 54-interacting transcriptional regulator, coding for MVKDIMPAHYYHALSKVTKILSLRLDLENCLQDLVRHIDDVVAWDKVEITLFLPELDSFQFYAVESKLSEELVLRADSLIHRKGSALGWVYEHRQSLIRSDLRARLEYVEDYSYVKEGLNSMVTLPLLIGDRCLGTLNVGRIDAGNRAGDEIAFLEQIATLLGLLVNNELVHHQLEVSNTVSEDSGLHVSREKLEKPDAIGGMVGQSKGLKKVQSLAKSVAPTDSSVLITGETGTGKELLARYIHDQSPRRHRPFIAINCAGLPSGLVESELFGHERGAFTGADELKLGRFELANGGTLFLDEIGEMPQATQSKLLRVLQDGQVDRLGGKESIPVDVRIVAATNSDLKHAVSSGQFRMDLFYRLHVFPIALPPLRDRPTDISLLAQHFLDRVCAKFSLPCRRMSEQSLERLMAYSWPGNVRELQNVIQRAAILSDGSDLKVEHHHFCTLDSSSEVRSSAQNGGHTLRDVEKHKILEVLEQTNWRIDGPKGAAKLVGLNPSTLRSRLKKLGIQRQKDRAFSPLFFTSNYFSYDYLSTLLSLC